A genomic segment from Actinoplanes sichuanensis encodes:
- a CDS encoding alpha/beta hydrolase: MTKPLVVLLHGRGSDEREILTLADHLPGYLEYTAVRAPIAEGGGYAWFANRGIGRPVAESLRATIDWFRATLDADTPPDRPVILVGFSGGAAFAGGLILDDPGRFAGAAILYGALPFDAGLPTTTGRLSGLPVFVAQGDHDTVIPRELLDRTWTYLRDDSGATTTARRDPVGHGIAPEALQALGEWLVTSRSAGTATPPGPAAAGSPR; the protein is encoded by the coding sequence ATGACCAAACCTCTCGTGGTGCTCCTGCACGGCCGCGGTTCCGACGAGCGCGAGATCCTCACCCTCGCCGACCATCTGCCCGGCTACCTGGAGTACACGGCGGTCCGCGCGCCGATCGCCGAGGGCGGTGGTTACGCGTGGTTCGCCAACCGGGGCATCGGCCGCCCGGTCGCCGAGTCGCTGCGCGCCACCATCGACTGGTTCCGGGCCACCCTCGACGCCGACACGCCACCGGACCGGCCGGTCATCCTGGTCGGCTTCAGCGGGGGAGCAGCGTTCGCGGGCGGGCTGATCCTCGACGACCCCGGCCGGTTCGCCGGCGCCGCCATCCTCTACGGCGCCCTGCCGTTCGACGCCGGACTGCCCACCACGACCGGGCGGCTGAGCGGGCTGCCGGTCTTCGTCGCCCAAGGGGACCACGACACGGTCATCCCGCGCGAGTTGCTCGACCGCACCTGGACCTACCTGCGCGACGACTCCGGTGCGACCACCACGGCCCGCCGCGACCCGGTCGGGCACGGCATCGCCCCCGAGGCCCTCCAGGCGCTGGGGGAGTGGCTGGTCACGAGTCGTAGCGCCGGTACAGCGACGCCTCCGGGGCCAGCCGCTGCAGGATCGCCTCGCTGA
- a CDS encoding NADPH-dependent F420 reductase, translating into MAHVSIIGTGNMGRAIAGLVTKGGNTVETINSSQSGTPVTGDVVVLAVPYGSVQDILTQRGDQLAGKIIVDITNPVDFTTFDGLTVPADSSAAAVIADALPQSTVVKAFNTNFGGTLVGGTVGGETTTVLIAGDDADAKALLAGIVGAAGLKAIDAGGLQRARELEALAFLQITLAAGEKISWTGGFAVTH; encoded by the coding sequence ATGGCTCACGTCAGCATCATCGGCACCGGCAACATGGGACGGGCCATCGCCGGGCTGGTCACCAAGGGCGGCAACACCGTCGAGACGATCAACAGCTCGCAGAGCGGCACGCCGGTCACCGGTGACGTCGTGGTGCTCGCGGTCCCGTACGGCTCGGTCCAGGACATCCTCACGCAGCGCGGTGACCAGCTCGCCGGCAAGATCATCGTGGACATCACGAACCCGGTCGACTTCACCACCTTCGACGGCCTGACCGTCCCGGCCGACAGCTCGGCCGCCGCCGTCATCGCCGACGCCCTGCCGCAGTCCACGGTCGTCAAGGCGTTCAACACCAACTTCGGCGGCACCCTGGTCGGCGGCACGGTCGGCGGCGAGACCACCACCGTGCTGATCGCCGGCGACGACGCCGACGCCAAGGCCCTGCTCGCCGGCATCGTCGGCGCCGCCGGACTCAAGGCCATCGACGCGGGCGGTCTCCAGCGCGCCCGCGAACTCGAGGCCCTGGCCTTCCTGCAGATCACCCTGGCCGCCGGCGAGAAGATCAGCTGGACCGGCGGCTTCGCGGTCACCCACTGA
- a CDS encoding MarR family winged helix-turn-helix transcriptional regulator has translation MDARWLTPEQLSAWVRLVGVVELLPGVLDSQLRRDAQLTHFDYYVLSQLSEAPGRVLRMTALAERTAATLARLSHVVQRLETRGLVERFPCPEDRRATNARLTDGGLRTVQASAPGHVATVREYVIDALTPEQLTQLSQISEAILQRLAPEASLYRRYDS, from the coding sequence ATGGACGCGCGTTGGCTCACCCCGGAGCAGCTGTCGGCGTGGGTGCGCCTGGTCGGTGTCGTCGAGCTGCTGCCGGGCGTCCTCGACTCGCAGTTGCGCCGCGATGCGCAGTTGACCCATTTCGACTACTACGTGCTGTCGCAGCTGTCCGAGGCGCCGGGGCGGGTGCTGCGGATGACCGCGCTGGCCGAGCGGACCGCCGCCACCCTGGCCCGGCTGTCGCACGTGGTGCAGCGGCTCGAGACGCGCGGGCTGGTAGAGCGTTTCCCCTGCCCGGAGGACCGACGGGCGACCAACGCGCGGCTCACCGACGGGGGTCTGCGAACGGTTCAGGCGAGCGCGCCGGGTCACGTCGCGACCGTGCGGGAGTATGTGATCGACGCCCTCACCCCCGAGCAGCTGACCCAGTTGTCGCAGATCAGCGAGGCGATCCTGCAGCGGCTGGCCCCGGAGGCGTCGCTGTACCGGCGCTACGACTCGTGA